AATTGTTTATGGGCTTAAAGTTGAAATTTAATACATGCTGAATAAATTCATACATGAACAAGAACGAGCCTTTCCTATTAGCTGCTTTATGTTTCTATTTCGGGAATGATTTCTGTTATTGACTCAGCGTTAAAGCTAAAGCCATTCCTCAAGTTTTGCATAGTACTTGCACCTGTAATGGATTGCTTGCTAGCCTTCTTTTATTTGCATCCCATCACTCATGAGCATAATTGTTTTCATCATAATGATGAACCATCTTACAGTTTTGCTTTATTCTCCTACTTAGGCTACGGTACAAGAGTTCGCAGAGGCTGTTCGTGCTTATCGGGTAATATTTCCTGAGTCAGAAGAGCAGCTCACTCAGCTTGCAAGAGAATTGTTTAGCAGGTATACATGTAACTGGttgtattcttcttcttttccctctCTTTAAATTACCTTAAAGTTTCATCTGTTTGTCACTATTGTAGCTGAATGCTGCTTTTTCTTGTGAGATTCTGACCttgattttttctttgaaaaggCACTCGAAGACCATTGAATACCGATTAAAGAAAAAGGTTACGCCGTCAGATATATTGAAAATGCTGCGTAAGtactctatctttttatttctgaTCGATCAAGTACACTATATTAATATATTAGTTTTGCATCATGAGTTTGTACGTAACTATTGTCCAGTACGAGTGCGACTTCATTTAGGTCAGAAAACAACTTACTATCTTGGGATTTAACCAGCAGTTAACAAGAAAAAGTAGTAAAAAATGAGTGGTACAAGTCTGCTGTTTTATGCATCaattacagtttttttttttttttttttttgcatttactAGATTATTTCTCTCTCACGGGCGACCCATCTTGATATTCATGTTTATTGACGCTGTTGGTGATACATTTTTTCTTTATGCGAGAGGCTGTATTGAGTGATCTTTTAGCTTTTCCTCTGCTCATCTATCCAATATTCCCAGTTCCCAGTCATAAACAAGAAATTTCAATTAAAACCTTGAAAGCTCTAGTGGACTCTAATGCTGTCCCGTGGGCCAATAAAGCAAATGTTTATGTATGATGAGTTTTTTGGGAGTTCACTTATTATCCGGCAAGACACTGTCTGGTTAAGAAGGGGGAAATCATCAAGTAAAAGGCTGATGGTGCTAGGTTATAGCCTATTAGTGGAATGTTCTGCAACAACCCCTCATAGTAGATATGGAAGCCTAACAGAAAAACATGCTAGCTGACAGCTTATATATGCTTGTTAGCCTATTCAGGATTCCAGGTTAATAGCGAAGAAATAGGCAACCGTGTCTTTTCTTCCATATCTTTCAAGCTTTATACACAAATTTGGTAAACTGGCAAAGTTTAATGGCTAGTTCGCTATGTCTATTGGTCACTCATGTCCGACACGAGTACCAGAGTCACTATGCATAGACATGGCAGAATTTTGAAAAACTAGGTGTCATGGATACGGAGATCTCTATGTTAATTCATAAATTATTTCGATGGATGATTGCAGGAGTTATTTGGATGGATATTACGGTGATGGATGAAGTGTTGCCCGAGGCTGCTCTCCCATTATATTCTCTTGAGGTCTACTACTATCTTTCTATATGTTTACATTGGTGGTATCTAGTGATGATTATCGAGCTTCACAATCTAAGAAGTAGTTTTTTCCCCCCTAATTGATCTTAGAAGTTTGTTTTTGATGTTAATGTCCAATGCATGTCCTTCCAGTCCGATCTCTGTTTTGATGTTAGTTGGAATTTTTAATCTACCCAAATTGCAATGTTCTTTTTACTTTAAAATTGAAAACACAATCTTATAGTATTTGATAAACTTATACATATACCTCTTGATTTGTCTTGATAACTCAATTATAATGATTTTAGGTTGCCAGAGATGTTACGAGGCGATATGTGAGATGCGCATTCTCCCATCTCCTACAAGACGTCTCAGGTGACTCTTGTTCTAGCTATAATGATAAGTTATTCTAGACTTACATTTCTATTATTATAATGTGCCTGAGAAGTACTTCCGTAAGGCATCTCCTTTTCATACCCAGAGTTTTTCCAATTTTACCTCTGTAAAACAAAAGTGACCACATTTATTTCCATTCCTTAGAACTAAGAGCAACACACGCGAATCTGGACATAGTTAATTTAACAAGTGGATTTCACCTAAATCCCTATTGTTCTTTAGTCTAAAAACAACTAATATGTAGGCGTGGAATGTCTTCGTAAGCAAAGCAATGAAAAGTTTGGATTTTCCAACCTAATGTTCATATTAAGGAGTTTACATGCGTTCCCAGTTTTGTAACTGGTTCTTTTTGAACTATTTTTGTTATGTGAGAAATGTTGTTTGACAGAGATGCCACTATTTTAAAGATTTAAATCAACAAAGTCACATGATTCGTAGTCTCTTTGTAAATTTTCATTCTCAGTCCAAGTTTGTTTATATGTCCATTCATCTAGAATGCATTCCCATGTTTTGAGTTAGAGTTGTTCAAAATGGCAGAGGCCCTCATGAGAGTACATGCCAAGCCAAAGGTAGGGATAGAGGAGGATTGCTTGCAGGTTGCCCTGGATGGAAGTAAAAGGGTTGTGATTCAGGGAAGCATGGACGTCCTACTGGTAACAATCCAGCACCTTACTTATAAATATGGAGTATATTATTTCACATATTTATCTGCTTAGCAAATTAAATGACTATGTGATCTGTCATTATCCTATTGTCTCTTGTTTATTCTAGGGATTTCGCCAGCTTCTTGATGATAACCTAGAGATATTAGTGAAGTTGAGGGACTCAATCGTCGATTGGGTACAAGATGGTTTCCAACAATTCTTCAAGTCACTTGATGATTACTTCCTTCGTATTTCGGGAGGAAGTATTCCAACTACTGAAGATCAAGATTCAGTAGACGCGACGAAGGGGGAGAAAGTTCTTGCCGGGCTTGTTCTTGTGTTGGCCCAACTTGCTGTTTTCATAGAGCAAAGCGCCATTCCTAGAATTACGGAGGTAAGGAGTTGTTGATGTTTTCTTTTGCTTATTTGTTTTTCTAATGCTAATGGTAAATGATAGTTGTAGACCTGTAGTCTCATGACCTGTTTTATAAAAAAATTCCATCTTCCATTTATTAGGAAATAGCTGCCTCTTTTTCTGGTGGAGGGGTTCGTGATAATGAGAATGGACCTGCATTTGTTCCTGGAGAGATCTGTCGCACATTTCGGGCAGCGGGCGAAAAGTTTCTCCATCTAGTATGTGGATATTTTCATTTAGTTATTTTTATAGCTTGTGGATTTTGACTAAAGATGGAGTATTGTTGCCTTCAGAATTTTTTATTCCGCTATTGTGCTAGCAAATATATTGATGTAGGGTCGCAGAATGACCTAAATTTATTTGAAGATGGTGGAACATTAAGTGGGCTTTGTGACCGTAGCGGTTCGTAGTATTAGCTTAGGAAGATTTAATGACCATGCAGTACTTTTCCGTCTGTAGGTGTCACATACTTTTACACATAGTAAAGCTTAATTATGTTTTTGATATGTGTGctaattaaaaaagaaaagcaaaattTATTAAAGATCAAAAAACACAAGATACACACACGATACAAAGTCTTAATTTTATTATGTACCTGCTAAAGTTCCACATGTGTCCTTGACTCGTTATATGTGTAACTAGTGATAGTTCTTATTAGTATATTTTAGTAAGTTCATCCAGTGCCTCATGAGGGTACATCTAAACTCACCTGAGAATGCCTTGTCGAATCTTTCTCTCTGCAGTACATCAATATGAAAACTCAGAAGATATCTGTTCTTCTCAGAAAGAGGTTTACAACACCCAACTGGATCAAGGTCAGTAGTTTCTTTTATTTATTCCTCCGAGCGTTGTATTGCGTGGCACTAATAGATCCGTGAATTTTCTTTGCTGACCTTTCTGATTAAACTTATTGCAGCACAAGGAACCCAGAGAAGTTCATATGTTCGTTGATTTACTTCTTCAAGAGGTATGGCCATTTTATTTTCCACCAATAGGAAGCTCTCAATCTCATAGTCATCACTTGGATGCTTACCTTATTTCGTGTGTTGATTATCATCTGAGCTTCTTGATTCCTTCATGCTTCCTATTTTAGCTCAAGTGCATTGACAATCTTTCTTTCCCATCCATGTGTTTAGCTGGAAGCCATAAGGAATGAAGTAAAACAGATTTTACCTAGAGGGCACGCCAGAAAACATCGTCGGTCTGACAGCAACGGGAGCACTGCTTCGTCCCGTAGTAATCCAATACGTGAAGATAAAAATGTGCGATCAAATGCTCAACGGGCAAGGAGCCAACTTCTAGAGACCCATCTTGCGAAGTTGTTCAAACAAAAGATGGAAATTTTCACAAAAGTCGAATATACACAGGTAATTAGTGACTTCTGTGACAATGGGCATGTAAAAGGTGAAGCAAAGCAGTTGACTTCTATTTTCATTTGGTTTCCAGGAATCAGTTGTGTCAACTATGGTGAAACTTTGCCTCAAGAGCTTCCAGGAATTTGTCAGGCTCCAATCTTTCAACCGCAGTGGATTTCAGCAAATTCAATTGGATATTCAGTTCCTAAGAACCCCTTTAAAAGAAATTGCTGAAGATGAAGCTGCCATTGACTTCCTATTGGATGAGGTGAAAATCTTGATATAAATCGTACATGAGCTTTGTAGAAAGTTCTGCTAAATGCTTTTCTTCATTGTTGTGGATGTTACATTTGTAGGTAACTGTTGCCGCAGCTGAGAGGTGTCTGGACTCAACCCCGCTGGAGCCTGCTATCTTGGACAGACTTATACAAGCGAAATTGACCAGGGGAAGAGACCaaaacaacaacaattcaatGCCTTCTGCTTGATGAGACTTCTGCTTTGATGagaactagtaacacacaagtaTATAGACTCTTTTCGTTCTTACACTCGGTTCACTTCTTGTCTGTGTAGTGTAACTGTTAGAGTGCAACCGCATCAACTCATCCGTCTGTTAGTTTTACAGGATTTGTTAAACGTGTTATTTTTGTGCTTGCGGTCCTGTAACACCGACTGTATCTCAGTGTATAAATAATGTGTCTGTACTTTCTCTTTCCTGTTTGATCTTTTCTAAAATGTAACTATGGTAATAGGATTTGAGTATTCGACCCTTCATTGAGAGAAAGTGTCAATTTTATAGAAATCAATACTGTCGTCAGCTTGTCCTGGTGGAATATAAAAATGCCCACCTTCTCGAATCGGTTGTTCCCTTATCGACTACCAAAAAGTTGACATGATCAACTTATCTTGAGAAAAATGTAGTTATCACAGAACAAGCAAACTTAGAGAAAGGACAAGTACTTATAAAACTCAATATCAAATTATTTATTCACATTAAAAGGAAAAAGTAAATGGTGTTACCTAAATAACACCTAACACAAATGAAAATGAACCAATTAAAACAATACTCCTATCATCAACAGTGCATCTATCTCTCTCTGTACCAAAACGAAAAAAAATCAACCAAGGAATAAGCCGAGGAGGATTAGAATCTGTAACCAAATTCACAGTTCTCAGCAGTGAACCCAACTCCAGGATTAGACTCAGAACCCAAAGGAACTTCAAACTCACACATAATCTTAGGCTTAAACTTCAAAGTCTTAACAACACCGGCCTTGAATCTCATCTTAAGATAGAGTTTAACTTCAATATCGAACTTCCCTTCAGTCTTATCTTTGTTGTACTCACCTTGTACGTTTGGTAAAAGTCTCTGCCCTTTGAAAACTGGTTTAATAATAGTTGTGTTCTTATGGCCTTGATAGAATGGTGTTATCGTGATCGAATCGAACCGCTGACCGTCGTAAAAAGCTCTAGCTTCAATCTCATCGTAGTAAACACCAATTTTCTTGTTAGGGTTTCTTAGATTTATGGTCACACCAAGATTGTAGTGAAGGATGTTGTTGTCTGTAACATTGAATTGAGTGAGGGAAACCTCTTCGACATGGACTTTCAAGGGATTAATCGGACGAAGGATTAACCAAACAACAAGAGCTGCTAAACCCAACACGATGAGaagaaagaagattatttggaagatcatcttgagaatacAGCATGGGAAACAACAGATTCCACAGTCGCGACTTCCACGGCCATGACTGTGATATGATTGTTGTGGTGGAATTGATGGACCGTAGTATGCACCGTTCAACTCGGATTGCTTTGCCATTGTGCACAAAAACTAAGAACAACCAAATGCAAGAGATAAATCAAAACTCAGAACTGGTGTTGTTGTAGAAGGAGAGAAGGGGAGATGAAAAGATAAGTGTTGAGATGAATTGAGATTTATGAATTGAAGGGGGCGATTTCTGTAGTTATTATAGGTCGTAACGGAAGAAGGTGAGCAGTTAATGTTGAAACCGGATTTGGTGAGTCTTAATAGTGAAGAAAACCGTGGTTTGTTGACATTCTTGACGCGTTTCTTTGAAATCTAGGGTTGTGTAGAGTTATTTATGGGATTATTCGGAATTAACGTGTTATATGCTTAATTGACTTTATCCCGAAATACGCAGAAAAAAATAACGAGGAAACTGGGTTCAGGGCGTGATTTTCTAGTGAAAATGATAGATCGGTCTAAATAATGTGGTTGTTTGTGTGGGGATTAAGATTGGTGTTGACGGCTCGGCCAGAAAGGGGCGATTTTGTGCTAGGAAAGTCTTGTATTCGCGTTTGACAATTGGTGTAAACGGCTGAGGTTGGAAATGCTGCTACTCAAATGGTAGGTTAGATGGACGCATCAAATCccacaaacatttttttttttttgttgccgaATGCTTCCCTTATTCACGGATTATTTTCCGAACAATTTTCTACAAAATCATTTTTCGTGGAACATCTGTTATAAAAGTGGGCTTTTGATACCCTTGGGCCTTGCATCGAGACCGGTTTAGCTAGCTGGGAAGTGAAAAGCATAGTCTTATGTGAAAACTACATGGAGATCCATTTTTGGGATCtttcccactgtgaaacccacgctcagaaatctgaaggcgcgcacccattttctaggAAAAagttattctcaaacccatattttataaaattatgtttcgttctttgttcttttttctttttcttcttcttcttcttcatcttcaattccttttcttcaACAACGCCACCAACCCATCATCCATCTTCTAATTTTGGATCAATTCGATTCAACACTAAGCAACCCATTCATCTTGTTAACCTCCACCTATTCACAGATTCAACCATTTGATCTTCAGAGCAGatctatcttcttcttttgagtTCAACAGGAAACCCATAATCATCTTCATATTCAAACCACCGACCCCTTATCAACAATGTCATCTCTATCTCTCAAGAACacggaaaccctaacttcaattcctTAATCCCATCTGTTGAGTGATGgaatttttatagtggtaaataagattgtcgttcactcggattttgttgagattgatttatgcttgaatatacaaaatactaaaaacaaaggaaaatatagaaaataaggtcacaggatgaagagatactaggacgcaggatttcactacttttcatattcttgtggttcaatcattaattctaaacaatatatctcaaacaaaagaaattgtgactctaattctttgccaaaaattgatttcataaaacattagttgtaagttgcgagcatgacgcatcaaaagtaattaaaaccaagcatgtgacatcaaacaaaataacaaataattagtagaaatcataacgcaattaaatctatgcaaaaagtcatataaagaattaattcatttaccacaatcatgaaaagttgcttcctccgtcgtcctagaaatggggtttagctcctcatgataataccagagacgataatatgattaaataaatttattttattaatcaccATTGGAGTTCTCAAAATAAACCGTACAATCCTTTTTATAAAATTATAATAATCAGAAACAGtagaaaatagaattgaaaataTCAAACTCCAAATGAAATAACGCTCTTGGCTCCGGACTACCGACCtctccaaatgtgctctctagctctctatttatacacacaaatacacattactcaaatattttcttccataactccaaaatcttcttctttttaattaaaaatatcttcagaatttttccttctctttattctatatatttctttactaaactcatatcttctatagttcgcagaataaaatccaagataaaatcttctaagtatatctttcttgtttaatacaagataacttcctttttcttcaaaacttcatgtttataaggcaagaagatactcttatcttaaagataataaatcctttaccgttgacaccaaatttcccgccaatttttcttttcaaatcaaggaagaagatgaagcccccttaaccagtaatggggtgcgattagcagttggctccctggggtgccccttatcagttaggtgccccttatccaaaactgagagtctgaataacatgtgtcctctgggtgcctataccaacttttcgagccgaattttccaaaaatgtttattttctaaaaatacctacaaacacataaaacaccataataagtagaaaatcgagtaccaacgatactgaaaattgaggacaattcggtcaccaaaatgtgtctatcattgagCAGCGACACAAAAATTCCCTTTTCAATTATGCTCAAACCCACACAAATTCGCACCAATCTTCACTCAATTTCAGATCTGAAATCACACCCACTGATTGCTCCATCGTTTCTCTAAGTCATGGTAACAAACTAAACATCACCGATGTTTAAACAATCAAAGTATATTAGGCTTCACACGAAAAAAATAGACGATTAGGACTGTAGAAAAATATAGTTGAATCTCGTATATGAAGAAAGTGTTCTCCTATGTCATTGCTTATCAATTCGcttccttatcttcttctttagctgCTGTGCTGCTGTGAATAGGAGTTATGGTTCAGAAGAGAATTCAGGGTTTGGGGACGGACATAGTATAATATCTACGTTATGGTTGCCATGCACTTTTAAGGATGAATGCTTACAAACGATTAAAAGAGTAGAGATGAGTGGTTTGATGAAGTAAATAATATCTACGTTATGCagatacttttttcttagtattgaaaccaacaaaaaacaaggttgcataactttttatgcacctacaataatatctacataacaagttatgcagtcatgaaagtggatgcataacctgttatgcatccgaaaatatgactgcataatgcattatgcatcgagaaaatggatgcataacctgatatgcatcatttaaatatggctgcataacgcattatgcaccaATTTTTTCTGTacgaactaaaatcaaccaaaacaatggctacataacttgttatagatgcataactttgttatgcagatacataacttgttatgcagtcgaaaaatggttgcataattcgttatgcatctgcataatgtgttatgcatcttttttggaggctgcataataaatatgcagtcagttttcgaaaattttccctaaaacgattatcacctccgattttttcgtgaaaaacaaaaatttgatattgttgtttgtactcgttgcgtaactctctttaaaagatttccaacgatataaatttttaaaaattcCAAGACGcgtatttttagatatgttatatacaAGTTgcgtttccaattatacccctaaaaatttaggatgcataacaagttatccCTGAAAAAACAGTATGCATAacacgtcatgcggatgcataaaccgtcatgcagacaagttttaataattttgaataattatgggtgtcacagaaaTATTTATGGATGTCACGgtatccaaaattaattgtgggtctgacaatgagaatattttttttttgggtctccccctaattttcccTTGTCTTATCGTCTCAATTTGTTACCCAGACAAATGATAAATGACTCCTTGTTTCTCTTCCTTGTGAAAATTTAATTGCTGATTAAACTCAACTATACAATGAGTCATACAAAGAAAAAGACAACTGGTAGGCGTTCGAAATCTTCTTCAAATCCCTCAATTTAAGAAAAAGAACCAATTGAACCTGAAATTGAATCACAAAATCAACCAATCGAAGCACCAATtcctgaaatgaggataagaaagtaagttctacAAACCCAATATCTTATTTGATGTTTTTAATCGATTCAATAGGGTGAATTCCAAAAAACTTAGGATTTTAGATGGTTACAGAACAGGGTTCGACGCATAATGTAgatgcgtttttagccgaactgttcttcaaaaTTTCAGTatgaaagtgtatatgaacagttcggattGAAATAGTATACCAAATATACGCCGAACCTAGTCAAGTTATGAGTTTCATTATAGGTTCGGCTTGTTATATAATATTGAATTTATGCCGAACCATGTTCTGCTAGTTTGCAGTGTACATAGACTAGGTGTAGGTTCGACACATATTGGGTTTGTCGGGATAGCCGAACCCTTGATATGTTCGGCTTGTTATTGACTTTTCATTATAAGCCGAACATATCACCGTGTTACATGGTCCACTGATATTTATTGGTTCGTCTCATAATAGGTGTTACGGGGTAACCGAACCGTGTGATTGCTATTTCTTACAATCCTAGACTTTAGTTAATTCACAAACTTTCAATATGTTAATAAAGTTTTAAACTTGTATTAGGAATAAAAAAGTTAAAAAGAGGAGGAGGATGGAGgttacaccttctacttctaaaacacCCGATCCCGAGGAGGAGGTAACAAAAAGTTGGGAGCTGGAGAGAGAGGAGTTGACAAAGCCGCAACATTAGTAA
This genomic stretch from Papaver somniferum cultivar HN1 chromosome 5, ASM357369v1, whole genome shotgun sequence harbors:
- the LOC113283177 gene encoding NDR1/HIN1-like protein 3 encodes the protein MAKQSELNGAYYGPSIPPQQSYHSHGRGSRDCGICCFPCCILKMIFQIIFFLLIVLGLAALVVWLILRPINPLKVHVEEVSLTQFNVTDNNILHYNLGVTINLRNPNKKIGVYYDEIEARAFYDGQRFDSITITPFYQGHKNTTIIKPVFKGQRLLPNVQGEYNKDKTEGKFDIEVKLYLKMRFKAGVVKTLKFKPKIMCEFEVPLGSESNPGVGFTAENCEFGYRF
- the LOC113283176 gene encoding vacuolar protein sorting-associated protein 51 homolog, coding for MAVEDAPPLDDKAKRMRDLLSSFYSPDLSSSSSSTMAANAAAAVAKQNSLESINSPSFDPDQYMKLLIHKSNLEGLLQRHVEMAAEIKNLDTDLQMLVYENYNKFISATETIKRMKNNIVGMEVNMEQLLDKIVSVQSKSDVVNTSLFEKREHIEKLHRTRNLLRKVQFIYDLPTRLGKCIKSEAYVDAVKFYTGAMPIFKVYGDSSFQDCKRASEEAMGTIIKNLQAKLMSDSEHIEARTEAVQLLKQLDFPVDSLRTRLLEKLQHFVGDLQLEATVGQTTEVDTEQPIKVGKATVQEFAEAVRAYRVIFPESEEQLTQLARELFSRHSKTIEYRLKKKVTPSDILKMLRVIWMDITVMDEVLPEAALPLYSLEVARDVTRRYVRCAFSHLLQDVSEALMRVHAKPKVGIEEDCLQVALDGSKRVVIQGSMDVLLGFRQLLDDNLEILVKLRDSIVDWVQDGFQQFFKSLDDYFLRISGGSIPTTEDQDSVDATKGEKVLAGLVLVLAQLAVFIEQSAIPRITEEIAASFSGGGVRDNENGPAFVPGEICRTFRAAGEKFLHLYINMKTQKISVLLRKRFTTPNWIKHKEPREVHMFVDLLLQELEAIRNEVKQILPRGHARKHRRSDSNGSTASSRSNPIREDKNVRSNAQRARSQLLETHLAKLFKQKMEIFTKVEYTQESVVSTMVKLCLKSFQEFVRLQSFNRSGFQQIQLDIQFLRTPLKEIAEDEAAIDFLLDEVTVAAAERCLDSTPLEPAILDRLIQAKLTRGRDQNNNNSMPSA